Proteins encoded in a region of the Chlamydiales bacterium STE3 genome:
- a CDS encoding 30S ribosomal protein S4 (Product derived from UniProtKB/Swiss-Prot:Q6MBF8;Gene name derived from UniProtKB/Swiss-Prot:Q6MBF8), translating into MARYTGNKNRVARRYGVNIFGRLRNPLLHKPNPPGVHGARRRKKSDFGLQLEEKQKLKAIYGMLSEKQLVRYFKKALSFSGNTANHLAEMLECRLDTVVYRLKMASTIFGAHQLVAHGHILVDGKKVDRRSFQVRPGMVISVREKSRKMKAVNESLDLPTRNVPEYLSLDRGNFSGQLTSAPIPEQMPWPIEINLPEICDFLAHTT; encoded by the coding sequence ATGGCTCGTTATACAGGTAACAAAAATCGCGTTGCGCGTCGCTATGGGGTTAACATTTTTGGAAGACTGCGCAATCCTTTGCTGCACAAACCAAATCCCCCCGGTGTTCACGGCGCTCGTCGTCGTAAAAAATCAGATTTCGGTCTTCAATTAGAAGAAAAACAGAAGTTAAAAGCAATCTATGGGATGTTAAGCGAGAAGCAACTCGTGCGTTATTTCAAAAAAGCGCTCAGCTTTTCTGGTAACACAGCGAATCATTTAGCAGAAATGTTAGAATGCCGTTTGGATACCGTTGTCTATAGATTGAAAATGGCATCTACCATTTTTGGTGCCCATCAGCTGGTTGCTCATGGACACATTCTTGTGGATGGCAAAAAAGTTGACCGTCGCTCATTTCAAGTTCGCCCTGGCATGGTTATTTCAGTAAGAGAAAAATCTCGTAAGATGAAAGCAGTGAATGAGTCTCTCGACCTGCCAACAAGAAATGTTCCTGAGTATTTAAGTTTAGATCGCGGTAACTTTTCAGGTCAGCTTACATCTGCTCCAATTCCAGAGCAAATGCCTTGGCCAATTGAAATCAACTTGCCTGAAATCTGTGACTTTTTAGCTCACACCACCTAA
- a CDS encoding putative two-component sensor histidine kinase (Product derived from UniProtKB/Trembl:Q6MBG0), whose amino-acid sequence MDKSRLENLKKIVREVGSASTTEKQIELLSEGFALFSQETARLDNAYATLKNQFRSVNHKLEETNKRLANKVQELHVLTTYLDNILSNISQGLLFIDFSCNITTYNKAAEAILKIPREKVLFQSFHDFFPDHFFGFSMRDVFKKNNPPKSAFTTVTFPDGTQKELEIANTFIPPKNKRDHELDFTEGLIILIRDITEIRQLQVNANRVDRMKELGEMAAQVAHEIRNPLGGIKGFASLLQRDLANNPEMQNLANYIVEGTDTLDRLVANVLNYARPLQLHFEAVEMNRFLEDLKKSILSDSSVSKKLHFTIKTPTPSFYLSIDAGLFRGALLNLVINSLQAMPKGGKLNLELSEKNHKACIKISDTGCGISEENLKKIFNPFFTTKPTGNGLGLAETLKVIQAHGGEVEVDSTVGLGTTFTIKVPLKM is encoded by the coding sequence ATGGATAAATCAAGACTTGAAAATCTGAAAAAAATTGTTCGAGAGGTTGGGAGCGCTTCAACCACGGAAAAGCAGATTGAGTTGTTGTCAGAAGGGTTTGCTCTTTTTTCTCAGGAAACGGCACGTCTAGACAACGCTTATGCTACGCTAAAGAATCAGTTTAGATCCGTCAACCATAAACTAGAAGAAACGAATAAACGTCTGGCCAATAAGGTTCAAGAACTCCATGTCCTCACTACTTACCTCGATAATATTTTAAGCAACATTTCTCAAGGACTGCTGTTCATTGACTTTAGCTGTAACATCACCACCTATAACAAGGCCGCAGAAGCTATCTTGAAGATTCCACGCGAAAAAGTGCTCTTCCAATCCTTTCATGATTTTTTTCCTGACCATTTTTTTGGCTTCTCAATGCGTGATGTCTTTAAAAAAAACAATCCGCCAAAAAGTGCCTTCACGACCGTAACATTTCCCGACGGTACACAAAAAGAATTAGAGATCGCCAATACTTTTATCCCCCCTAAAAACAAAAGAGACCATGAGTTAGACTTCACAGAAGGTTTGATCATTTTAATTCGTGATATTACAGAAATCCGCCAACTACAAGTCAATGCGAATCGGGTAGACAGGATGAAGGAGCTGGGAGAAATGGCAGCTCAGGTCGCTCATGAGATCCGCAATCCACTAGGCGGGATCAAGGGTTTTGCATCCTTATTACAAAGGGATCTAGCCAATAATCCCGAAATGCAAAATTTAGCCAACTATATTGTCGAAGGGACAGACACTCTGGATCGGCTAGTTGCCAATGTCTTAAACTATGCAAGGCCTTTGCAATTGCATTTTGAAGCTGTTGAAATGAACCGCTTTTTGGAAGATTTGAAAAAATCCATTTTGTCCGACTCTTCGGTGAGTAAGAAACTGCACTTTACTATTAAAACACCAACCCCCTCTTTCTACCTTTCCATTGACGCAGGGCTTTTTAGAGGAGCGCTTCTTAATTTAGTGATTAACTCACTGCAAGCAATGCCTAAAGGGGGGAAGCTAAATCTTGAGTTATCGGAAAAAAATCATAAGGCCTGTATTAAGATTTCTGACACGGGATGTGGAATCTCTGAGGAAAACTTAAAAAAAATTTTCAACCCTTTTTTTACGACAAAACCGACCGGGAACGGACTTGGCTTAGCTGAAACACTAAAAGTGATTCAAGCTCATGGCGGAGAAGTTGAGGTTGACTCTACTGTTGGTCTGGGGACAACTTTCACGATTAAAGTTCCTTTAAAGATGTAG
- a CDS encoding Acetoacetate metabolism regulatory protein AtoC (Product derived from UniProtKB/Swiss-Prot:Q06065;Gene name derived from UniProtKB/Swiss-Prot:Q06065), whose amino-acid sequence MPIEKILIVDDEKLVRDFLAETLRRKHFDVTLAENGQRAMLALKDTTFDLVITDMKMPDHTGIDILKRVKEISPGTIVVIITAYGSVENAVEAMRLGAFNYLIKPFSPDTIEAVIDKAKEHLALLEENSCLKQQLQTTDGNAHSGIVVASPAMKKIFNEVAQIAKSNANVLITGESGTGKEVIAHAIHYQSSRANRPFIKVNCAAIPETLIESEFFGHEKGAFTGASAMHRGRFELANGGTLLLDEITEVPLGLQAKLLRAIQEQEFERVGGIKPVKVDVRIISTSNRNMNEAIVQKKIREDLFYRLNVMPIHLPPLRERKEDLLPLSEFFIEKLCLENHKEKKHLSEEARKKILNYDWPGNVRELANILERAVVLSSADGIAAEDIYLTHLSSLNVAKGTLPFGITLQELEKRLIIETMHKLNNNRTKTAEMLGISVRTLRNKLQEYDLSAQNSPPQNG is encoded by the coding sequence ATGCCCATTGAAAAGATTCTTATCGTCGACGATGAAAAACTCGTAAGGGATTTTCTTGCAGAAACCTTAAGGAGAAAACATTTTGATGTTACCTTAGCTGAAAATGGTCAGCGAGCCATGCTTGCGCTTAAAGATACGACTTTTGACCTTGTGATTACAGACATGAAAATGCCCGATCATACAGGAATAGATATTCTAAAAAGAGTTAAAGAGATCTCCCCTGGGACAATTGTAGTGATCATTACAGCTTACGGAAGCGTAGAAAATGCTGTTGAGGCCATGCGCCTTGGAGCTTTCAACTACTTAATCAAGCCATTTTCTCCCGATACTATAGAAGCTGTCATCGATAAAGCCAAAGAGCATTTAGCTCTCCTTGAAGAAAATTCCTGCCTTAAACAACAGCTGCAAACAACGGACGGGAATGCTCATTCCGGTATTGTTGTGGCTAGTCCTGCAATGAAAAAAATCTTCAACGAAGTCGCTCAAATTGCTAAAAGTAATGCAAACGTACTTATCACTGGAGAATCTGGAACTGGAAAAGAAGTGATCGCCCATGCCATCCACTACCAATCTTCAAGGGCAAATCGCCCCTTTATTAAAGTCAACTGTGCAGCTATCCCCGAAACTTTGATTGAATCTGAATTTTTTGGCCACGAAAAGGGAGCTTTTACGGGAGCTTCAGCTATGCATCGCGGAAGATTTGAATTGGCTAATGGGGGAACGCTTCTGCTCGATGAAATCACTGAAGTCCCTCTCGGCTTGCAAGCTAAACTGCTAAGAGCAATTCAAGAACAGGAATTTGAAAGAGTTGGAGGGATTAAGCCTGTTAAAGTCGATGTGCGTATTATTTCTACATCGAACCGCAACATGAATGAAGCTATCGTCCAGAAAAAGATTCGGGAAGATCTTTTTTATCGCTTGAACGTGATGCCCATTCACTTACCCCCTCTAAGAGAGCGTAAGGAGGACCTTCTTCCTCTTTCAGAGTTTTTTATTGAAAAGCTTTGCTTAGAAAACCACAAAGAAAAAAAACATCTTAGTGAAGAAGCTAGAAAAAAGATTCTTAACTATGACTGGCCTGGCAATGTCCGGGAGTTAGCCAACATCTTAGAAAGAGCGGTTGTCCTCAGCTCTGCAGATGGTATCGCAGCAGAGGACATTTACCTCACCCATCTTTCCTCTTTAAATGTTGCTAAGGGGACATTGCCTTTCGGGATCACTCTTCAGGAGCTTGAAAAGCGGCTGATCATCGAAACAATGCATAAGCTAAACAACAATCGAACTAAAACAGCAGAGATGCTTGGCATCAGTGTGCGTACTTTACGCAACAAATTGCAGGAGTACGATCTTTCTGCCCAAAATAGCCCTCCGCAAAATGGCTAA